One segment of Methanolinea mesophila DNA contains the following:
- a CDS encoding ComEC/Rec2 family competence protein produces the protein MSRSDIIAIGVLVLVLSGSGMMWKTHEIVTPRPGSGFSIAYLDVGHGDSAVIMNGNKTMVIDTGRSVWTPRVASYLRENRIQRIDYLILTHPHSDHDGGAWFIERLFPVTAVYRSGDLHAHDTLDMGDDISVTILSPEKGVNYENTNCGSTVMMIEKNGIKFLFAGDIEKETEDILFWEGIDLDADVIKVPHHGSLTSSTWEFVASVVPGVAIISAGESFTQPYQEVIDTYESVMTPDSSGKYPVFVTRDDGDVIVESCEEGVYTVYTTRTHEYGLFRVNQAVMDTGSLLRT, from the coding sequence ATGAGCCGTAGCGACATCATCGCGATAGGGGTCCTGGTCCTGGTGTTATCCGGGTCCGGCATGATGTGGAAGACTCACGAGATCGTTACGCCTCGTCCGGGATCGGGATTTTCAATTGCGTACCTGGATGTCGGACACGGGGATTCGGCGGTAATCATGAATGGAAATAAGACCATGGTGATTGATACCGGGAGAAGTGTCTGGACCCCCCGTGTGGCAAGTTACTTGAGAGAGAATCGAATACAACGAATCGATTATTTAATCCTGACACATCCGCATTCCGATCATGACGGCGGTGCATGGTTTATCGAACGTCTTTTTCCCGTTACGGCGGTGTACCGGTCCGGGGATCTTCATGCGCACGATACGCTGGATATGGGAGACGATATCAGCGTAACAATACTCAGTCCGGAAAAAGGAGTGAATTATGAGAATACCAATTGCGGATCGACGGTGATGATGATAGAGAAAAACGGGATAAAGTTTCTGTTTGCAGGGGATATTGAAAAAGAGACGGAAGATATCCTCTTCTGGGAGGGTATCGATCTCGATGCGGACGTGATCAAAGTTCCGCATCATGGAAGTCTGACCTCGTCGACGTGGGAATTTGTCGCGAGTGTGGTACCCGGAGTGGCAATCATATCGGCAGGCGAGTCGTTCACCCAGCCGTACCAGGAAGTGATCGATACCTACGAATCCGTGATGACCCCGGATTCATCCGGAAAGTACCCTGTTTTCGTTACAAGGGACGATGGCGATGTGATTGTCGAGTCCTGCGAAGAAGGAGTCTATACGGTTTATACCACGAGGACGCACGAATATGGTCTGTTCAGGGTGAATCAGGCGGTTATGGATACCGGATCCCTGCTCCGGACATGA